A window of Castanea sativa cultivar Marrone di Chiusa Pesio chromosome 1, ASM4071231v1 contains these coding sequences:
- the LOC142621793 gene encoding mediator of RNA polymerase II transcription subunit 17 isoform X1, which yields MDGKLEVSLDRLPVKRLDAIEENGLEHFPPDVGYDEKRLSLIRRVDFAWAIEKDDNKKQKKSSKESSKPWQWQGMVENLQLAHQELSIIIDLINTVEANDAVTVAGMTRPKPLPNEVLSDLSVSAATKLQCFRHLGKYFKQSAKALEQQVAREARFYGALIRLQQNWKVKRQRGAASAPGSEGFTIDLFDNSLYDPAAVFRPSSLSTVRIDHDSAGMLSINLPPNSYRSLQFGFSGPHTDDSLREPFKMKTSSTRESEKESVSDDECVKETHSLLREVHQAIFDEQVFDLVSREAFNPSLGVNVTGIQENYLQMSIGQGTSVFISITPSSQGDQTVESSGTQNLDNAILPLDTLDGVMLPEEEQDTPKQKWGLPNRVSYEIYLQQIFHEHVFLRAKDRPIYAGNRISGQGAKDGCGLLVHFCMSLAHRIFSNKVLMELDNVVCRVPYLQLISHPTWHSRTSSWTLFMKVPQSILHAGCLAHTSNNHRVKHVIKSQFRTKVVVNDDCINVEGEGAPNVVGLFKGNSEEISSMNRYNCDLADLSVIILQQVASQIIGWLHEEALLVGIKVNRDFLCLSFELEQGETLSLVAHVDPEDTQGCISWWLVMDDSFNEERELHIDISDGASEYKKFLGHLSLDVLYSTLMDLVSLCCGGGSL from the exons aTGGACGGGAAACTAGAAGTTTCTCTGGACAGGCTTCCCGTCAAGCGCTTGGACGCCATTGAAGAAAATGGCCTCGAACATTTCCCTCC AGATGTAGGTTATGATGAGAAGAGGCTTTCGCTGATTCGGCGAGTTGACTTTGCTTGGGCGATAGAGAAAGATGATAACAAGAAGCAGAAGAAGAGCTCAAAGGAGAGCTCAAAGCCGTGGCAATGGCAGGGCATGGTGGAGAACCTGCAGTTGGCTCATCAGGAGCTCTCTATCATTATAGATCTCATCAACACT GTTGAAGCTAATGATGCAGTAACAGTGGCTGGAATGACCAGGCCAAAGCCATTGCCAAATGAAGTACTGTCTGACCTTTCAGTGTCTGCAGCAACCAAGCTACAATGCTTCAGG CATCTTGGTAAATATTTTAAGCAATCTGCCAAAGCTTTGGAACAGCAGGTTGCTAGGGAAGCAAGATTTTATGGTGCTTTAATTAG ATTGCAGCAAAACTGGAAAGTTAAACGGCAGCGTGGGGCTGCTTCAGCTCCTGGAAGTGAAGGCTTCACAATTGATCTGTTTGACAATTCATTGTATGATCCAGCAGCTGTATTCCGTCCATCATCTCTATCTACTGTTCGTATTGACCATGACTCGGCAGGCATGCTTTCAATAAATTTACCTCCCAATTCATACCGCTCTCTTCAATTTGGTTTTTCTGGTCCGCATACGGATGATTCTTTGAGGGAACCATTTAAAATGAAAACCAGTTCCACAAGGGAAAGTGAGAAAGAATCTGTAAGTGATGATGAGTGTGTTAAAGAAACACATTCACTCCTTCGTGAAGTTCATCAGGCAATCTTTGACGAGCAg GTGTTTGATTTGGTGAGTCGTGAAGCATTTAATCCATCTTTAGGAGTCAATGTGACTGGcatacaagaaaattatttacaGATGAGCATAGGTCAAGGAACCTCTGTATTCATATCTATTACTCCATCCAGTCAAGGAGATCAAACAGTTGAAAGTTCAGGCACCCAAAATTTAGATAATGCAATTTTACCTTTGGATACATTGGATGGAGTGATGTTACCAGAGGAAGAACAGGATACCCCTAAGCAAAAGTGGGGGCTTCCCAATCGTGTTAGCTATGAGATATACCTACAACAGATTTTCCATGAACACGTTTTCCTAAGAGCAAAGGATAGACCCATTTACGCTGGTAATAGAATATCTGGTCAAGGGGCAAAGGATGGGTGTGGTCTGTTGGTTCATTTCTGTATGTCACTGGCTCATAGAATCTTTTCAAACAAAGTTCTAATGGAGCTGGATAATGTG GTTTGCAGGGTCCCATATCTCCAGTTGATATCTCATCCAACCTGGCATTCTCGGACATCTTCATGGACTCTGTTTATGAAGGTTCCTCAGTCCATTCTTCATGCAGGCTGCCTAGCCCATACATCAAACAACCATCGTGTGAAGCACGTTATCAAGTCTCAGTTCCGGACTAAGGTGGTGGTAAATGATGATTGCATCAATGTAGAAGGGGAAGGTGCTCCTAATGTTGTTGGCCTGTTTAAAGGGAATTCAGAAGAAATTTCCTCTATGAACAGATATAATTGTGATTTGGCAGATCTTTCTGTGATAATTCTGCAACAG GTTGCAAGCCAGATTATTGGTTGGCTTCATGAGGAAGCTCTTTTGGTTGGAATAAAGGTGAATCGAGATTTTTTATGCTTATCCTTTGAGCTGGAGCAGGGCGAAACACTTAGCCTGGTGGCACATGTGGACCCAGAAGATACTCAAGGATGCATTTCCTGGTGGTTGGTTATGGATGATAGTTTCAATGAGGAGAGAGAACTTCATATAGATATTTCTGATGGTGCATCagaatataaaaagtttttaggcCATTTGTCCCTAGATGTGTTGTATTCAACACTGATGGATTTGGTGAGCTTGTGCTGTGGAGGTGGTAGCCTATGA
- the LOC142621793 gene encoding mediator of RNA polymerase II transcription subunit 17 isoform X2, with protein MATCSMSITNQLLVEANDAVTVAGMTRPKPLPNEVLSDLSVSAATKLQCFRHLGKYFKQSAKALEQQVAREARFYGALIRLQQNWKVKRQRGAASAPGSEGFTIDLFDNSLYDPAAVFRPSSLSTVRIDHDSAGMLSINLPPNSYRSLQFGFSGPHTDDSLREPFKMKTSSTRESEKESVSDDECVKETHSLLREVHQAIFDEQVFDLVSREAFNPSLGVNVTGIQENYLQMSIGQGTSVFISITPSSQGDQTVESSGTQNLDNAILPLDTLDGVMLPEEEQDTPKQKWGLPNRVSYEIYLQQIFHEHVFLRAKDRPIYAGNRISGQGAKDGCGLLVHFCMSLAHRIFSNKVLMELDNVVCRVPYLQLISHPTWHSRTSSWTLFMKVPQSILHAGCLAHTSNNHRVKHVIKSQFRTKVVVNDDCINVEGEGAPNVVGLFKGNSEEISSMNRYNCDLADLSVIILQQVASQIIGWLHEEALLVGIKVNRDFLCLSFELEQGETLSLVAHVDPEDTQGCISWWLVMDDSFNEERELHIDISDGASEYKKFLGHLSLDVLYSTLMDLVSLCCGGGSL; from the exons ATGGCAACATGCAGTATGTCAATCACAAATCAGCTGTTG GTTGAAGCTAATGATGCAGTAACAGTGGCTGGAATGACCAGGCCAAAGCCATTGCCAAATGAAGTACTGTCTGACCTTTCAGTGTCTGCAGCAACCAAGCTACAATGCTTCAGG CATCTTGGTAAATATTTTAAGCAATCTGCCAAAGCTTTGGAACAGCAGGTTGCTAGGGAAGCAAGATTTTATGGTGCTTTAATTAG ATTGCAGCAAAACTGGAAAGTTAAACGGCAGCGTGGGGCTGCTTCAGCTCCTGGAAGTGAAGGCTTCACAATTGATCTGTTTGACAATTCATTGTATGATCCAGCAGCTGTATTCCGTCCATCATCTCTATCTACTGTTCGTATTGACCATGACTCGGCAGGCATGCTTTCAATAAATTTACCTCCCAATTCATACCGCTCTCTTCAATTTGGTTTTTCTGGTCCGCATACGGATGATTCTTTGAGGGAACCATTTAAAATGAAAACCAGTTCCACAAGGGAAAGTGAGAAAGAATCTGTAAGTGATGATGAGTGTGTTAAAGAAACACATTCACTCCTTCGTGAAGTTCATCAGGCAATCTTTGACGAGCAg GTGTTTGATTTGGTGAGTCGTGAAGCATTTAATCCATCTTTAGGAGTCAATGTGACTGGcatacaagaaaattatttacaGATGAGCATAGGTCAAGGAACCTCTGTATTCATATCTATTACTCCATCCAGTCAAGGAGATCAAACAGTTGAAAGTTCAGGCACCCAAAATTTAGATAATGCAATTTTACCTTTGGATACATTGGATGGAGTGATGTTACCAGAGGAAGAACAGGATACCCCTAAGCAAAAGTGGGGGCTTCCCAATCGTGTTAGCTATGAGATATACCTACAACAGATTTTCCATGAACACGTTTTCCTAAGAGCAAAGGATAGACCCATTTACGCTGGTAATAGAATATCTGGTCAAGGGGCAAAGGATGGGTGTGGTCTGTTGGTTCATTTCTGTATGTCACTGGCTCATAGAATCTTTTCAAACAAAGTTCTAATGGAGCTGGATAATGTG GTTTGCAGGGTCCCATATCTCCAGTTGATATCTCATCCAACCTGGCATTCTCGGACATCTTCATGGACTCTGTTTATGAAGGTTCCTCAGTCCATTCTTCATGCAGGCTGCCTAGCCCATACATCAAACAACCATCGTGTGAAGCACGTTATCAAGTCTCAGTTCCGGACTAAGGTGGTGGTAAATGATGATTGCATCAATGTAGAAGGGGAAGGTGCTCCTAATGTTGTTGGCCTGTTTAAAGGGAATTCAGAAGAAATTTCCTCTATGAACAGATATAATTGTGATTTGGCAGATCTTTCTGTGATAATTCTGCAACAG GTTGCAAGCCAGATTATTGGTTGGCTTCATGAGGAAGCTCTTTTGGTTGGAATAAAGGTGAATCGAGATTTTTTATGCTTATCCTTTGAGCTGGAGCAGGGCGAAACACTTAGCCTGGTGGCACATGTGGACCCAGAAGATACTCAAGGATGCATTTCCTGGTGGTTGGTTATGGATGATAGTTTCAATGAGGAGAGAGAACTTCATATAGATATTTCTGATGGTGCATCagaatataaaaagtttttaggcCATTTGTCCCTAGATGTGTTGTATTCAACACTGATGGATTTGGTGAGCTTGTGCTGTGGAGGTGGTAGCCTATGA
- the LOC142639284 gene encoding uncharacterized protein LOC142639284, producing the protein MSGGTPTGGGYMRQRHSQGYASSGDDLEDDACSRTRPTSPSAPRNRTWIEILENFLWIASAVFIIYYGDRRSNLIYLLLHDDRIRRTPLYLGMVGVSLNVLIFVYSSMSIWSVRRFDEKWELTSISVLPFVTILGLISFCLLCFALWPIWSFLSLPLLFTLFMAGMVIFPQILIGTFRPQYDMFRID; encoded by the exons ATGTCGGGCGGGACCCCAACTGGGGGTGGATATATGAGGCAGAGGCACAGCCAGGGGTATGCCTCGAGTGGTGATGACCTTGAGGATGATGCATGCTCGAGGACACGTCCTACATCACCTTCAGCTCCAAGAAACCGGACGTGGATTGAGATTTTGGAGAATTTCCTTTGGATTGCTTCAGCAGTCTTTATTATATACTATGGTGATCGGCGCTCCAATTTGATATATCTCTTGTTGCATGATGACCGAATCAGAAG AACACCTTTATACCTTGGGATGGTGGGTGTCAGTTTGAATGTTCTCATCTTCGTTTATTCAAGTATGTCAATTTGGAGTGTCAGGAGGTTTGATGAAAAATGGGAACTGACAAGTATATCTGTTTTGCCGTTCGTGACCATTCTTGGACTCATCTCCTTTTGCTT GTTGTGTTTTGCTTTGTGGCCAATATGGAGTTTCCTGAGCCTTCCTCTTCTG TTCACACTGTTTATGGCTGGCATGGTCATATTCCCCCAAATTTTGATTGGGACATTCAGGCCACAATACGATATGTTCCGTATAGATTAA
- the LOC142621884 gene encoding F-box/kelch-repeat protein At1g55270-like, which translates to MDRMIQPPLVDTTACLCRVDAGLKTVAGAKKYVPGSKLCLQPDIKPSIHPTRSKPSRGDRSRNQSPLLPGLPDDLAIACLIRVPRVEHRKLRLVCKRWYRLLAGNFFYSLRKSLGIAEEWIYVIKRDRDGKISWHAFDPIYQLWQPLPPVPKEYSEALGFGCAVLSGCHLYLFGGKDPLKGSMRRVIFYSARTNKWHRAPDMLRRRHFFGSCVINNCLYVAGGENEGVHRSLRSAEVYDPNKNRWSFIADMSTAMLPFIGVVYEGKWFLKGLGSHRQVLSEVYQPETDSWYPVYDGMVTGWRNPSTSLNGHLYALDCKDGCKLRVYDEETDSWSKHIDSKMHLGNSRALEAAALLPLNGKLCIIRNNMSISLVDVSKSEDARGPTAEYLWETIAGKGQFKTMVTNLLSSLAGRNRLKSHIVHCQVLQA; encoded by the exons ATGGACAGAATGATTCAACCTCCTTTG GTTGATACAACAGCATGTCTGTGTAGAGTAGATGCAGGCCTCAAAACTGTTGCAGGAGCAAAAAAATATGTTCCAGGGTCAAAGCTCTGTCTTCAGCCTGACATTAAACCATCCATTCATCCAACGAGGAGCAAGCCATCACGCGGTGACAGGAGCCGAAACCAATCCCCTCTGCTTCCAGGACTCCCTGATGATCTTGCTATTGCCTGCCTAATTCGGGTCCCAAGGGTTGAGCATCGCAAACTCAGGCTGGTCTGCAAAAGATGGTATCGTCTTTTGGCAGGAAACTTCTTTTACTCACTCCGCAAGAGCCTTGGAATTGCAGAAGAATGGATATATGTCATTAAGAGAGACCGAGATGGGAAAATATCATGGCATGCCTTTGATCCTATATACCAGCTTTGGCAGCCCCTCCCTCCTGTGCCTAAGGAATATTCTGAAGCCCTTGGGTTTGGTTGTGCTGTTCTAAGTGGCTGTCACCTCTATTTGTTTGGTGGCAAAGACCCACTAAAGGGGTCAATGAGACGAGTTATTTTTTATAGTGCCAGGACAAATAAATGGCACCGTGCCCCGGATATGCTTCGTCGTCGACATTTCTTTGGCTCATGTGTCATAAACAATTGCTTGTATGTAGCAGGTGGAGAGAATGAGGGTGTGCACCGGTCCTTGAGATCAGCTGAAGTCTATGACCCTAACAAGAATCGGTGGTCCTTTATTGCGGATATGAGCACTGCAATGTTGCCCTTTATTGGGGTTGTCTATGAGGGCAAGTGGTTTTTGAAGGGGCTTGGGTCTCATAGACAGGTTCTAAGTGAGGTATACCAACCAGAAACTGACAGCTGGTACCCTGTTTATGATGGAATGGTTACAGGCTGGAGGAACCCAAGTACTTCCCTTAACGGACACCTTTATGCTTTGGACTGTAAGGATGGCTGCAAACTTAGGGTCTATGATGAAGAAACTGATTCCTGGAGCAAGCATATTGACAGTAAAATGCATTTGGGGAATTCTAGGGCTTTGGAGGCAGCTGCTCTTCTTCCCCTTAATGGAAAATTGTGTATCATAAGAAATAATATGAGCATTTCTCTGGTTGATGTTTCAAAATCAGAAGATGCAAGGGGGCCGACAGCTGAATATTTATGGGAAACTATAGCAGGGAAAGGACAGTTCAAAACTATGGTCACAAATCTCTTGTCCAGCCTTGCGGGCAGGAACCGCCTGAAAAGTCACATTGTTCACTGCCAGGTTCTTCAAGCTTAG